One part of the Alistipes onderdonkii genome encodes these proteins:
- a CDS encoding relaxase/mobilization nuclease domain-containing protein — MVANIRSGSSPGGALRYNKEKVDKDEAEVLLWQKMLEPYDKCGRLDIDACMESFMPYLEANRRTTNTVFHASLNPSPEDRLTDEQLRKIACEYMERMGYGEQPYIVFKHKDISREHLHIVSLRVDEQGRKLPHDFEARRSMEILRDLERKYGLHPSVKGQGLTDREGLRKVNYSEGNVKQQISSVARSCLRNYKCSSYGEFRTLLELLNVSVEERTGTVDGRDYAGVIYGAMTDDGYGIGTPFKSSRIGKDVGYKALQKYYERSKSALKQDGTLDRLRQTVKDAMSPDNTREEFRQLLKADGIDVVFRINPVGRIYGATFIDHNAGIVANGSVLGKEFSANVFNELYPAPKETQQVAERQAEQKHEVQNHAANPISGIVDTVLDLADTQAYEEQQRQMQQRRKKRRHRS; from the coding sequence TTGCGCTATAACAAGGAGAAAGTGGATAAGGATGAAGCCGAAGTGCTCCTCTGGCAGAAGATGCTCGAACCATACGATAAATGCGGACGCCTTGACATTGACGCCTGCATGGAGAGCTTCATGCCGTATCTCGAAGCCAACCGCAGGACTACGAACACGGTTTTCCATGCCTCGCTGAACCCTTCACCGGAGGACAGGCTGACAGACGAACAGCTCCGGAAAATCGCCTGTGAGTACATGGAACGCATGGGTTACGGCGAACAGCCTTATATCGTTTTCAAGCACAAGGACATTTCCAGAGAGCATCTCCATATCGTGTCACTGCGTGTCGATGAGCAGGGCCGCAAACTCCCGCACGATTTCGAGGCCCGGCGCTCGATGGAGATTCTGCGTGACTTGGAGCGGAAATACGGTCTGCATCCGAGCGTCAAGGGACAGGGACTGACGGACAGGGAGGGCCTGCGGAAGGTGAATTATTCCGAGGGGAATGTCAAGCAACAGATTTCGTCCGTCGCCCGGTCGTGTCTGCGAAATTACAAATGCTCGTCGTATGGAGAATTCCGCACCCTGTTGGAGCTGCTCAATGTTTCGGTCGAGGAACGTACGGGAACCGTCGACGGACGGGACTATGCCGGAGTGATTTACGGTGCCATGACCGACGATGGCTACGGTATCGGCACGCCGTTCAAATCGAGCCGTATCGGAAAAGATGTCGGCTATAAGGCCCTTCAAAAGTATTATGAGCGGTCGAAGAGCGCGTTGAAGCAGGACGGGACACTCGACCGGCTGCGGCAAACAGTCAAAGACGCCATGAGCCCGGACAATACAAGGGAAGAGTTTCGGCAACTGTTGAAAGCGGACGGTATCGATGTCGTGTTCCGCATAAATCCCGTGGGAAGGATTTACGGTGCGACCTTCATCGACCACAACGCAGGCATCGTTGCCAACGGATCGGTGCTGGGAAAAGAGTTTTCGGCCAATGTTTTCAATGAATTGTATCCGGCTCCGAAAGAGACGCAACAGGTTGCAGAACGACAGGCGGAACAGAAACATGAAGTGCAAAACCATGCCGCCAATCCTATTTCTGGCATTGTCGATACGGTATTGGATTTGGCCGACACGCAGGCTTATGAAGAACAGCAACGGCAGATGCAACAAAGGCGTAAAAAAAGACGACATCGTTCCTGA